The following proteins are co-located in the Paralichthys olivaceus isolate ysfri-2021 chromosome 2, ASM2471397v2, whole genome shotgun sequence genome:
- the LOC109629015 gene encoding endothelin-3, with translation MANVSSFDVGVLFLIVVTASLANGSSSSKDVSPREQVEAAELDELVPGGVDDLARVPSPVEVKPCPAFEPPRPKRRAKRCTCYTYKDKECVYYCHLDIIWINTPEHTVPYGMSSYQGSLRMKRSAGTDQQRRRRRRDAEAQRCVCARRNDSDCSSFCTNRQQRRHLEAQKIHKRRATLRTGPARKRTNSI, from the exons ATGGCTAATGTTTCATCATTTGATGTGGGAGTTTTGTTCCTCATCGTGGTGACAGCATCTTTGGCAAACG GTTCTTCATCGAGCAAAGATGTGAGCCCGAGGGAGCAGGTGGAGGCGGCCGAGCTGGACGAGCTCGTTCCCGGTGGTGTGGACGACCTCGCCAGAGTTCCCTCTCCGGTTGAGGTGAAGCCGTGTCCTGCCTTTGAGCCGCCCAGGCCCAAGAGACGGGCGAAGAGGTGCACATGTTACACCTACAAAGACAAGGAGTGTGTGTATTACTGCCACCTGGACATCATCTGGATCAACACGCCAGA GCACACTGTCCCGTATGGTATGTCCAGTTACCAGGGTTCGCTGCGTATGAAGCGCTCTGCTGGCACTgatcagcagaggaggaggaggaggagggacgcaGAGGCCCAGCGCTGCGTGTGCGCACGGCGGAACGACTCtgactgcagcagcttctgcacGAACAG GCAGCAGAGGCGACACCTAGAAGCGCAAAAAATACACAAGAGGAGAGCGACTCTGCGAACCGGCCCAGCAAGGAAACGGACAAACAGCATTTGA